The Oceanispirochaeta sp. M1 genome includes a window with the following:
- a CDS encoding beta-galactosidase trimerization domain-containing protein: MRQRQIHLDFHTSEAIPHIAANFNAEDFADTLKKAHVDSITCFSRCHHGWLYYPSKKFPDRIHPNLEYKDLLGDQIRACKNLDINVPVYLPLQWDHLTSNEHPEWLVLDENGRQVGSSPFEAGFYRQICLNTPYRDMVLAQAVEVLEMYPDCDGLFLDIINSRECSCVNCRQGMIEKKMDPASSQERQKYMRHVIREFTEYISSEVRKVRADAGIYYNHSHVRLSHRDIIQGFTHLELESLPGGGWGYWDFPITIRYARTLGVPCIGQTGKFHTSWGDFNSLKTLPALEYECFRSLAFTAACSIGDQLDPLGTLSDSTYKLISTVYEQVKKKEPWCKNVRPVVEMAVLSPDRFEGTVNGSLSPDISGCTRMLQELGYQFNIIDEQEDFSKYRILILPDHVAVNDTETAEKLTDFMEKGGSILSSYMSGRNTQTGDYENFKMGFSKKGPSPFCPDFIVPENDLLKDLEPVDYVMYKKAECVEPEQGTDVISWVNRPYFNRSWEHFCSHQHSPSSYERAYPGVLRNKNLIHFIHPIFTTYHELDPLWCKTLIKNAIDMLMPDQLVKHNGPSSLIVTVNKSESRDSYIVHLLHYIPERRGQKFDSIQDVIPLNNIKLSLCIPESYQRVCIVPQDIGIKPERLDDYLVFSIPEIQGHQMVEISLKE; this comes from the coding sequence ATGAGACAAAGACAGATACATCTAGATTTTCACACCAGCGAGGCAATACCCCATATTGCAGCGAATTTTAATGCCGAGGATTTTGCCGATACTCTTAAAAAGGCACATGTGGACTCGATTACATGTTTCTCCAGATGCCATCATGGCTGGCTGTACTACCCATCCAAAAAATTTCCAGACCGAATACACCCTAATCTTGAATATAAGGATCTACTTGGAGATCAGATCCGGGCCTGTAAAAACCTGGATATCAATGTGCCGGTCTATCTACCGCTGCAATGGGATCATTTGACCTCAAATGAACACCCGGAGTGGCTTGTACTTGATGAAAATGGACGGCAGGTCGGATCAAGCCCCTTTGAAGCCGGTTTTTACAGGCAGATTTGTTTGAATACTCCTTATAGAGATATGGTATTGGCACAGGCCGTCGAGGTTCTGGAAATGTACCCTGATTGCGATGGTTTGTTTCTGGATATTATCAATTCCCGGGAATGCTCCTGTGTCAACTGCAGACAGGGTATGATTGAAAAGAAAATGGATCCAGCCTCAAGTCAGGAACGCCAGAAGTATATGCGCCATGTCATCAGGGAGTTTACCGAGTATATCAGTTCCGAAGTCCGAAAGGTCAGAGCAGATGCCGGAATATATTACAACCACAGCCATGTGAGACTGTCTCACCGAGACATTATTCAAGGATTCACGCATCTTGAATTGGAATCATTACCCGGTGGAGGCTGGGGGTATTGGGACTTCCCCATTACAATTCGATATGCCAGAACTCTGGGAGTACCTTGTATCGGACAAACTGGAAAGTTCCATACGTCCTGGGGAGACTTCAATTCCCTGAAAACACTGCCTGCTCTGGAGTATGAGTGTTTCCGTTCCCTGGCATTTACCGCAGCATGCTCGATCGGGGATCAGCTGGATCCTCTGGGGACTCTGTCTGATTCTACATACAAGCTGATTTCAACTGTGTATGAACAGGTTAAAAAGAAAGAACCCTGGTGTAAAAACGTCCGTCCGGTCGTCGAAATGGCTGTATTATCTCCTGACCGCTTTGAAGGAACAGTAAACGGCTCTCTCTCTCCGGATATTTCCGGATGTACCAGGATGCTGCAGGAACTGGGATATCAGTTTAATATCATTGACGAGCAGGAGGATTTTTCGAAGTACAGGATACTGATTCTCCCCGACCATGTTGCAGTAAATGATACAGAAACAGCAGAAAAGCTGACCGATTTCATGGAGAAGGGTGGTTCCATTCTCAGTTCTTACATGTCCGGACGTAATACTCAGACTGGTGATTATGAAAACTTTAAAATGGGATTTTCAAAAAAGGGGCCCTCTCCATTCTGCCCGGATTTCATTGTTCCTGAAAATGATCTCCTTAAAGATCTGGAACCTGTAGACTATGTTATGTATAAAAAAGCAGAATGTGTAGAGCCTGAACAGGGCACGGATGTTATCAGCTGGGTGAACCGTCCTTATTTTAACCGGTCCTGGGAGCATTTCTGTTCGCATCAGCACAGCCCCTCGTCATACGAACGAGCCTACCCCGGGGTGCTGCGAAACAAAAATCTAATACATTTTATTCACCCGATTTTTACAACTTACCATGAGCTTGATCCCCTCTGGTGTAAAACACTAATAAAGAACGCGATTGATATGCTGATGCCGGATCAGTTGGTAAAACACAATGGTCCCAGTTCTCTGATTGTAACGGTGAATAAATCAGAATCAAGGGATTCATATATAGTACATTTACTGCATTATATACCCGAAAGACGGGGTCAGAAGTTTGACAGTATTCAGGATGTTATTCCCCTCAATAATATTAAACTTTCGCTGTGTATTCCGGAGTCGTACCAAAGAGTATGTATTGTTCCTCAGGATATCGGTATTAAGCCTGAGCGTTTAGATGATTATCTGGTATTTTCTATACCTGAAATCCAGGGACATCAGATGGTAGAAATATCTCTGAAAGAATGA
- a CDS encoding aminopeptidase, whose protein sequence is MKDPRLVRLAEIIVSHSLNVQPGERVYINFQGIATKDLTAELIQLITKKGAIPFWYFNDPPLFRDFLKEVNPEQMRSFTDLHRAIMKDVDCYIGINGTDNVFEHSDLSPEKLMLLQNVYKKEVVFEERVPNTRWCVLRYPNGAMAQLAQHSVEEFEEFFFRVCTLDYKELSKNLDPLKDLMDRTDRVRIEAPGTDLQFSIKGIPTVICAGKMNLPDGEIYTAPVRDSVNGTIRFNTPSLYKGEVFEVVELEFSEGRIIECDCNGNKRKLKEILNSDGGSSYTGEFALGVNPHILEPMKDTLFDEKIYGSFHLTPGNSYDDADNGNKSAVHWDLIQIQRPEYGGGRILFDDVLIREDGEFVLSQLLPLNKRDRGDLF, encoded by the coding sequence ATGAAAGACCCTCGCCTGGTCCGACTGGCAGAAATAATAGTTTCTCATTCTCTGAATGTACAACCCGGAGAACGGGTATATATCAATTTTCAAGGCATAGCAACCAAAGACCTTACGGCTGAACTTATTCAATTGATCACAAAAAAAGGAGCTATCCCTTTCTGGTATTTTAATGATCCACCTCTTTTTCGGGATTTTCTCAAAGAAGTTAATCCTGAACAGATGAGGAGCTTCACCGACTTACACAGGGCCATCATGAAGGATGTTGATTGTTATATCGGTATTAATGGAACTGATAATGTTTTTGAACACTCCGATCTTTCTCCAGAAAAACTGATGCTGCTTCAGAATGTATATAAAAAAGAAGTGGTCTTTGAGGAGAGAGTTCCCAACACAAGATGGTGTGTTCTTCGTTACCCCAACGGAGCCATGGCACAACTCGCTCAGCATTCCGTAGAGGAATTCGAAGAGTTCTTCTTCCGGGTCTGTACCCTGGACTATAAGGAATTATCAAAAAATCTTGATCCCTTGAAGGATCTGATGGACAGAACAGACAGAGTTAGAATTGAGGCTCCTGGAACCGATCTTCAGTTTTCAATTAAAGGAATACCAACAGTAATATGCGCAGGAAAGATGAACCTGCCTGATGGAGAGATCTATACGGCACCGGTCAGAGACTCAGTCAACGGAACAATCCGCTTCAATACGCCCTCCCTGTATAAAGGGGAGGTCTTTGAAGTTGTAGAGCTGGAATTCTCGGAAGGACGGATCATTGAATGCGATTGCAACGGAAATAAGCGGAAGCTCAAGGAGATTCTCAACAGTGACGGCGGCAGTTCATATACTGGGGAATTTGCCCTCGGTGTCAATCCTCATATCCTGGAACCCATGAAAGATACACTCTTTGATGAAAAGATATATGGAAGTTTTCATCTGACTCCCGGAAACAGCTATGACGATGCGGATAACGGCAACAAGAGTGCTGTCCACTGGGATCTCATTCAGATTCAAAGACCTGAATACGGAGGCGGCCGGATACTGTTTGACGACGTCCTTATCCGTGAGGATGGAGAATTTGTACTATCTCAATTACTTCCTTTAAATAAAAGGGATAGGGGCGATTTATTCTGA
- a CDS encoding M20/M25/M40 family metallo-hydrolase: MSNPKDDKMTIPQEKITAWLEELMDFVRIPSISADPQHRNDMSKAAEWLISRLRKQGAVNIENDLFEGIPMVTADLPCVVPGAPVILIYGHYDVQPTGDPEEWLSAPFDPQIRGRNIFGRGMTDMKGQIMALFAALDLILAEGELNINFKFLFEGAEEWKGSLVEGFIRENKEKLACDLVLNVDAGMIMKDYPTITYGSRGMSAGYLRITGPGKDLHCGEYGGVILNPVHALCKAVAALHDEEGRVALPGFYENLTPPPPWESESMNSLPLDDDFFLRECKAPTLWGEPGYTSLERCWTRPILEVVDIQTGEMRPSISPTAEAFLIFRLVPGQSPEKIKKSLLKYLDECIPGAVNWELRDWGGFSASLSNPYSPAAAKMAGALEEIWKKPPVLARSGGSLPMARFIDEHLGVQTILTGFQLPEDNMHASNEKLDIDNWIKGIAALRLFFRSLSAEDFLYPENKE; this comes from the coding sequence ATGAGTAATCCGAAAGATGATAAAATGACTATCCCACAGGAAAAGATCACGGCCTGGCTGGAAGAACTGATGGATTTCGTACGGATACCCTCCATTTCCGCCGATCCCCAACACCGCAATGACATGAGCAAAGCGGCTGAATGGCTTATCTCAAGACTTAGAAAACAGGGTGCCGTCAATATTGAGAACGATCTGTTTGAAGGGATTCCAATGGTCACCGCAGACCTTCCCTGTGTCGTACCCGGGGCTCCGGTTATCCTGATCTACGGCCATTATGATGTTCAGCCGACGGGAGATCCCGAGGAATGGCTTTCAGCTCCTTTTGATCCGCAGATTCGGGGAAGAAACATATTCGGCCGTGGAATGACCGATATGAAAGGGCAGATCATGGCACTATTTGCAGCACTGGATCTAATCCTCGCAGAGGGAGAGTTGAATATCAATTTCAAGTTTCTCTTCGAAGGAGCGGAGGAGTGGAAAGGCTCCCTGGTAGAAGGATTCATCAGAGAAAATAAAGAAAAGCTTGCCTGTGATCTAGTACTGAATGTGGATGCCGGTATGATCATGAAAGATTATCCGACAATTACATATGGCAGCAGAGGCATGTCCGCAGGCTATCTGCGGATTACCGGTCCCGGAAAAGATTTACATTGTGGAGAATACGGTGGGGTCATTCTGAATCCTGTACATGCACTTTGCAAGGCTGTTGCAGCTCTTCATGATGAAGAAGGAAGGGTTGCCCTTCCGGGATTTTATGAAAACCTGACTCCCCCACCACCCTGGGAATCCGAATCGATGAATTCCCTGCCTCTGGATGATGATTTTTTCCTGAGGGAGTGTAAAGCTCCAACCCTCTGGGGTGAACCGGGCTATACTTCACTGGAAAGATGCTGGACGCGTCCGATTCTTGAAGTTGTGGATATTCAGACAGGAGAAATGCGTCCCTCAATTTCACCGACCGCCGAGGCTTTTCTTATATTCAGACTTGTGCCAGGGCAGTCCCCTGAAAAGATAAAAAAAAGTCTTCTCAAATATCTGGATGAATGTATTCCCGGAGCAGTTAACTGGGAATTGAGAGACTGGGGCGGGTTTTCTGCCTCATTGAGTAATCCATATTCTCCAGCAGCAGCAAAGATGGCTGGAGCTCTTGAAGAAATATGGAAAAAACCTCCTGTGTTGGCTCGAAGTGGAGGCTCTCTGCCTATGGCGAGATTTATAGACGAACATCTGGGTGTCCAGACAATCTTGACTGGTTTTCAACTCCCTGAAGATAACATGCATGCTTCCAACGAAAAACTGGACATTGACAATTGGATAAAAGGTATCGCAGCCCTCAGGCTCTTCTTCCGCTCTCTCAGTGCTGAAGATTTCTTATATCCGGAAAATAAGGAGTAA